The Paramisgurnus dabryanus chromosome 1, PD_genome_1.1, whole genome shotgun sequence genome includes a window with the following:
- the LOC135779034 gene encoding uncharacterized protein: protein MKALVLMLWIFVVPTHTVVLQPSLNASIPYNVSAESDLFGELRPDWSAFNNEEELRNEEEVTVQEADRQTETPASKPILYSPTESIISKPPIPSGISTESKSVITSTTPLPKTTTATTKHHILKLTAEVIETRLLSNESITSDDLNVKLHAMNNSKLHLLEEVSVDTTAAALRAGPTAAAPPGPKLKNKASRAKPKSNSTVKKKTKKLPKRDRAKEKKTNALKKAKKEKKLKPTASYFPYFKDHYCPPYCSCYGRVVQCSDKDLEKIPYGIPYNSRYILLMNNRIDSIQPNLLSLYDSMEFLVLSNNNLTDATVEGAFKGIRSLKRLYMERNLLRSVPTDLPASLEELRLDGNQVSAMSEAAMARCPNLLILSLSNNSLGNETSKIPPGVLLPMGNLRTLTLSHNRLTSVPLQLPLNLRELYLRGNRIHRLQGDIFWGEAELQVLDLSANRLTDKGLGKAALLNATRLESLNLEGNLLKQIPRHLPCTIKTLNLEGNLISSIGKDAFISMPQLEHLGLARNKITKVAIGAFRVLPLLHQLDVSHNSLRQVPRQLPLWLHSVTFTHNKIRTVPRDAFCWGRDDGSAISRLVRVQLEHNMIDLGHLDMLAFRCLRGFQVVQFY from the exons atgAAGGCTCTCGTGCTGATGCTTTGGATTTTTGTTGTGCCCACGCACACAGTTGTGCTTCAGCCAA GTTTGAATGCATCAATCCCATACAATGTATCTGCAGAAAGTGACCTGTTTGGAGAGCTGAGACCGGATTGGTCGGCTTTCAACAATGAAGAAGAGCTGAGAAATGAGGAAGAGGTCACAGTCCAAGAGGCTGATCGACAAACAGAGACTCCTGCATCTAAACCTATCCTATACTCACCAACAGAATCAATTATTTCAAAACCACCAATCCCTTCAGGAATATCAACCGAGAGCAAATCCGTCATAACCAGTACTACTCCTTTACCTAAAACTACAACTGCAACAACAAAGCATCATATTCTAAAGTTAACCGCTGAGGTAATAGAGACCAGATTACTATCGAATGAAAGCATCACAAGCGATGACCTCAACGTTAAGCTTCATGCAATGAACAACTCTAAACTCCACCTGCTGGAGGAAGTGAGCGTCGATACCACTGCAGCGGCACTGAGGGCAGGGCCCACTGCTGCGGCCCCACCTGGGCCCAAACTTAAAAACAAAGCATCACGTGCCAAACCCAAAAGCAATTCGACAGTGAAGAAGAAAACCAAAAAGCTTCCAAAGAGAGACAGAGCAAAGGAGAAGAAAACAAATGCTttgaaaaaagcaaaaaaggAGAAGAAATTAAAACCAACTGCTTCGTATTTTCCATATTTTAAAGATCACTACTGTCCACCATATTGTTCCTGTTATGGAAG GGTGGTGCAGTGTTCCGACAAAGATCTGGAGAAAATACCTTACGGAATTCCTTACAATTCCCGTTACATTCTCTTAATGAACAACCGCATCGATAGCATTCAGCCAAACTTGCTCTCTCTATACGACTCCATGGAGTTCCTGGTGCTTAGCAACAACAATTTAACGGATGCTACGGTCGAGGGCGCCTTCAAAGGGATTCGGAGCCTGAAGAGGCTATACATGGAACGAAATCTTCTTCGGAGTGTCCCCACCGACCTGCCCGCTTCTCTGGAAGAGCTACGGCTGGATGGGAACCAGGTGAGCGCGATGTCTGAAGCGGCCATGGCCCGTTGCCCAAACCTGCTAATTCTTAGCCTGAGTAACAACAGTTTGGGTAACGAAACATCAAAAATCCCTCCAGGAGTGCTTCTTCCGATGGGCAACCTTCGCACGCTTACTCTTTCCCACAACCGCCTAACCTCCGTCCCACTGCAGTTGCCACTTAATCTTCGAGAACTTTATCTCCGTGGCAACCGCATCCATCGTCTCCAGGGTGACATATTCTGGGGTGAGGCAGAGCTACAGGTGCTGGATCTAAGTGCGAATAGACTGACGGATAAAGGGCTCGGAAAGGCAGCGCTATTAAACGCCACTCGCCTAGAAAGTTTAAATTTAGAAGGTAACTTATTGAAACAGATTCCTCGCCATCTGCCTTGCACCATAAAGACCCTCAACTTAGAGGGGAATTTAATCTCCAGCATCGGCAAGGATGCTTTTATATCAATGCCCCAGTTGGAGCATCTGGGCCTGGCACGAAATAAGATCACCAAGGTGGCTATCGGTGCCTTCCGGGTTCTTCCGCTCTTGCATCAGCTGGATGTGAGTCATAACAGCTTGCGACAGGTACCGCGGCAGCTACCGTTGTGGCTGCACTCCGTCACGTTTACGCACAACAAAATACGCACGGTCCCGCGTGATGCGTTCTGTTGGGGTCGAGACGACGGGTCAGCGATCAGTCGCCTGGTCAGGGTGCAGCTGGAACATAACATGATAGATTTGGGCCATCTGGACATGTTGGCCTTTAGATGCCTCAGAGGGTTTCAAGTGGTGCAGTTTTACTGA